A genomic segment from Streptomyces antibioticus encodes:
- the ngcE gene encoding N-acetylglucosamine/diacetylchitobiose ABC transporter substrate-binding protein, with amino-acid sequence MGSTSENDHSTGVGRRDLIRRSAALGLLSVPTMSFLTSCASSGGGSEDKAKAGKKTDKNPLAVNETAQMEFVLFDGGFGKEYAEDAVKIYEKNFPGAKVKFAATQKIQSTLQPRFNQGTPPDLIDNSGAEQMDMGVLVGKKQLADLTPLLDAPSYDDPAKKVRDTLRPGIVEMGQFDGDPVWILYYAYTVYGVWYSQKALDSLDATYPETWDEMLAVCAKAKKKGIAGWTYAGKYPYYLPFSLYPMIGKVGGRDVLDAIDNLEPNAWKHPAVKTCFEAYYELYQKGYVLKGTPGLDHIQSQTAWAQGKALFLPNGSWVENESANVIPADFDLAVSAPTGIDSSDKMPFGTIWASGGEPFVVPAKAKNTSGGMEQLRIMLSEASSRNFTAKVKSLTAFNGGTDGITLTPGLKSGVAALDKAGDNVVNPRLQDWYVQLQKEQIGVGGLGEMMAGRLTPAEAVKKIQGYADAAAKDSSIKHYKHQ; translated from the coding sequence ATGGGATCCACCTCCGAGAATGATCACTCCACGGGTGTCGGCCGCCGCGATCTGATCAGGCGGTCCGCCGCACTGGGCCTGTTGTCCGTCCCCACGATGAGTTTCCTGACCTCCTGTGCCAGCAGCGGTGGCGGCAGCGAGGACAAGGCCAAAGCGGGAAAGAAGACGGACAAGAACCCGCTCGCGGTCAATGAGACCGCCCAGATGGAATTCGTCCTCTTCGACGGCGGTTTCGGCAAGGAGTACGCCGAGGACGCCGTGAAGATCTACGAGAAGAACTTCCCCGGTGCCAAGGTGAAGTTCGCGGCCACCCAGAAGATCCAGTCCACGCTCCAGCCCCGCTTCAACCAGGGCACCCCGCCCGACCTCATCGACAACTCCGGTGCCGAGCAGATGGACATGGGCGTCCTGGTCGGCAAGAAGCAGCTCGCCGACCTCACCCCGCTGCTCGACGCCCCGTCCTACGACGACCCGGCCAAGAAGGTCCGCGACACCCTGCGCCCCGGCATCGTCGAGATGGGCCAGTTCGACGGCGACCCGGTGTGGATCCTGTACTACGCCTACACGGTGTACGGCGTCTGGTACTCGCAGAAGGCCCTCGACTCGCTCGACGCGACCTATCCCGAGACCTGGGACGAGATGCTCGCGGTCTGCGCCAAGGCCAAGAAGAAGGGCATCGCCGGCTGGACGTACGCGGGCAAGTACCCGTACTACCTCCCCTTCTCGCTCTACCCGATGATCGGCAAGGTCGGCGGGCGCGATGTCCTCGACGCCATCGACAACCTGGAGCCGAACGCCTGGAAGCACCCGGCCGTCAAGACCTGTTTCGAGGCGTACTACGAGCTGTACCAGAAGGGCTACGTCCTCAAGGGCACCCCCGGCCTGGACCACATCCAGTCGCAGACCGCCTGGGCGCAGGGCAAGGCCCTGTTCCTCCCCAACGGCTCCTGGGTGGAGAACGAGTCGGCGAACGTCATCCCGGCCGACTTCGACCTCGCGGTCTCCGCGCCCACCGGCATCGACTCCTCCGACAAGATGCCGTTCGGCACCATCTGGGCCTCCGGCGGCGAGCCGTTCGTCGTCCCGGCCAAGGCGAAGAACACCTCCGGCGGCATGGAACAGCTCCGCATCATGCTGAGCGAGGCGTCGTCGAGGAACTTCACCGCCAAGGTCAAGTCGCTCACCGCGTTCAACGGCGGCACCGACGGCATCACCCTCACCCCGGGTCTGAAGTCCGGTGTGGCCGCGCTGGACAAGGCCGGCGACAACGTGGTGAACCCGCGGCTCCAGGACTGGTACGTGCAGTTGCAGAAGGAGCAGATCGGCGTCGGCGGGCTCGGCGAGATGATGGCCGGCCGGCTCACTCCGGCGGAGGCCGTCAAGAAGATCCAGGGTTATGCCGACGCGGCTGCCAAGGACAGCTCGATCAAGCACTACAAGCACCAGTAA
- a CDS encoding carbohydrate ABC transporter permease: MKTTEPPASLPVTKIDLPAGGKRPRRGSDGRVLNVFSHGVLVLWAVMVVLPLLWAVMTSFKDDRSIFGSPWSLPDRLHFGNWSRAWTQANMSDYFLNTVLVVGGSLIGTLVLGSMAAYVLARFDFPGNRFIYYLFVGGMSFPIMLALVPLFYVVNNMGLLNTLHGLILVYIAYSLPFTVFFLTAFFRTLPSSVAEAAFVDGASHSRTFFQIMLPMAKPGLISVGIFNFLGQWNQYMLPTVLNTDPDKRVLTQGLVQLAVSQGYKGDWSGLFAGLVMAMLPVLGAYIVFQRQVVQGLTAGALK; encoded by the coding sequence ATGAAGACGACCGAACCCCCCGCGTCCCTGCCCGTCACCAAGATCGACCTGCCGGCCGGCGGCAAGCGGCCGCGGCGCGGGTCCGACGGCCGGGTCCTCAACGTCTTCTCGCACGGCGTCCTGGTGCTCTGGGCCGTGATGGTGGTCCTGCCGCTGCTGTGGGCGGTGATGACGTCCTTCAAGGACGACCGCTCCATCTTCGGTTCGCCCTGGTCGCTGCCGGACCGGCTGCACTTCGGCAACTGGTCGCGGGCCTGGACCCAGGCCAACATGAGCGACTACTTCCTGAACACCGTCCTGGTGGTGGGCGGCTCGCTGATCGGCACCCTGGTCCTCGGCTCGATGGCGGCCTACGTGCTGGCCCGGTTCGACTTCCCGGGCAACCGCTTCATCTACTACCTGTTCGTGGGCGGCATGAGCTTCCCGATCATGCTGGCGCTGGTCCCGCTGTTCTATGTGGTGAACAACATGGGCCTGCTCAACACGCTGCACGGGCTGATCCTGGTCTACATCGCGTACTCGCTGCCGTTCACGGTGTTCTTCCTCACGGCGTTCTTCCGCACGCTGCCGTCCTCGGTGGCGGAGGCGGCCTTCGTCGACGGCGCCTCGCACAGCCGGACGTTCTTCCAGATCATGCTGCCGATGGCCAAGCCGGGCCTGATCAGCGTGGGCATCTTCAACTTCCTGGGCCAGTGGAACCAGTACATGCTGCCGACGGTCCTGAACACCGACCCCGACAAGCGCGTCCTCACCCAGGGCCTGGTCCAGCTCGCGGTCAGCCAGGGCTACAAGGGCGACTGGTCGGGCCTGTTCGCGGGGCTGGTGATGGCGATGCTGCCGGTCCTCGGGGCGTACATCGTCTTCCAGCGGCAGGTGGTGCAGGGACTCACGGCGGGCGCGCTCAAGTAG
- a CDS encoding carbohydrate ABC transporter permease: protein MQHGKYRFIVGFLALPLGLYALFVVWPFIQSIYYSFTDWTGLSPEFKMVGLDNYRRMLDDQIFWKSLQHSLLFALLVPVVTIGFALFLSFMINVGGRRRKSGPVVSGVRGSSFYKIVYFFPQVLSIAIVALLFAFAYNPDSGAINSFLRGVGLDGVQPLWLGDPDLALWCVMAVLVWSTVGFFVVLFSAGMASIPADLYEAALLDGANRSTTFFRITLPLLWDTVQSGWVYMGILALGAESFAVVQIMTTGPGGPDYSTTVMVLYVYQRAFRDGQAAYATTIGVALLVVTLAFAAVVMRLGRRERLEY from the coding sequence ATGCAACACGGCAAGTACCGGTTCATCGTGGGGTTTCTGGCCTTGCCCCTGGGACTGTACGCACTCTTCGTGGTCTGGCCGTTCATCCAGTCCATCTACTACTCGTTCACGGACTGGACCGGACTCAGCCCCGAATTCAAGATGGTCGGTCTCGACAATTACCGCAGGATGCTGGACGACCAGATTTTCTGGAAGTCCCTCCAGCACAGTCTGCTGTTCGCCCTCCTGGTGCCGGTCGTGACGATCGGGTTCGCCCTGTTCCTCTCCTTCATGATCAATGTGGGCGGCCGGCGCAGAAAGAGCGGTCCGGTCGTCTCCGGAGTGCGGGGATCGTCCTTCTACAAGATCGTGTATTTCTTCCCGCAGGTGCTCTCGATCGCCATCGTCGCGCTGCTGTTCGCCTTCGCGTACAACCCGGACAGCGGCGCGATCAACTCGTTCCTGCGGGGGGTGGGTCTCGACGGCGTCCAGCCGCTCTGGCTCGGCGACCCGGACCTCGCGCTGTGGTGCGTGATGGCGGTGCTCGTCTGGTCCACGGTCGGCTTCTTCGTCGTCCTGTTCTCGGCGGGCATGGCCTCGATCCCGGCCGACCTGTACGAGGCGGCGCTGCTGGACGGCGCGAACCGCTCCACCACGTTCTTCCGGATCACCCTGCCGCTGCTCTGGGACACCGTGCAGTCCGGCTGGGTCTACATGGGCATCCTGGCCCTGGGCGCCGAGTCGTTCGCGGTCGTGCAGATCATGACGACCGGTCCGGGCGGTCCCGACTACTCGACCACCGTGATGGTCCTGTACGTGTACCAGAGGGCGTTCCGGGACGGTCAGGCCGCCTACGCCACCACCATCGGCGTCGCGCTGCTCGTCGTGACGCTGGCCTTCGCCGCCGTCGTGATGCGGCTGGGGCGGCGCGAGCGGCTGGAGTACTGA